The Bryobacteraceae bacterium genomic sequence TCTAATGCCTCGTTACACGCGGCCCGATAGCCGCACGCTCGACACCGACCGGCCTGGATGTGATCGCGGTGAACCGCATCAGAATGACGGGCAGCGCGCATTTCATCGAGAATCTCAAGAAGTCGCTCGCGGCCTTTGAAGGTGTACCGGATGGGCCAAACGCGGTTAGCGTATTGAATGACGCCGTGAGACGGCGTCACTCCGCAGAAGTCTTCCACAAGTACACAGTACGCCGTGAGCTGAGCAGCATCGCTGGCGTGGGGCCCGGAGGGCGGACAACTGCGCGACTTGACCTCAACTGGGATCAACTCATTTGATTGTTCCACAAGGTAATCTGGCTTTCCGGTCAAGCCATACCGGTGGGACACCAGTGGACGCTCGACACTGCGACGACAGTCCGTATCCTGGTACACGACGCGGCCCTCCGGAATTCCGCTCTCGCGGATTCGCCTGCGGGCGTTAGCAAACACGAGCAGAGCGAGTAGAAAGACGAAGGCGACAATGGCAATCGCGGATGTCAATGGAACCAGACGCGTAGAAGCGCGACCGAGGCTAACACCAGTAGAACCAGGGCACAGAGAAGCATCACAAGGCGAGCAACCGCATACCGTCGGCGGGCGGCTCGCAGCTCCTGGTTGTGGGATTCGTGATACCGGAGCCCAGCCGCACGCGCTTCCGTGAGCGAAGATGGACAGCCCAACTGGCGCAGACGCCATGCTTTCCGGCAATAGCACCAGGTTCCGATTTCGGAAGCGGAAATGAAGCGATCGTCGCGCGGCATGGTCGGTTCTCTACTGGCTCTCCACGGCCAGTGAATAGTCCACTGCTTCACCAATCTTCGCGCGTAGATCCCTCAGCCAGGTTTTCGGGTTTCGTCCGTGCATGACCCGGCCTAAGAAGCCGAGGCGCTCGGCTGCGTTAGCCCGATTCTTCCGAAGATCGTCCTTGAGCGTCAGAGCATAATCGCGAACCCATTGTTGGAGATTCCGCGGACGCGAGAATACATAGGTCGCATGACCCTGCTGGGGAATTTCGACGACAATAGCGCGCTCCAACTCGAAGATGTATTCGTCCCGGAACAGGAACATTTTGCGAGTGCGCTTGCGGAGCTGGCCATAGTAGAACCAATCGTAGTCCGGCCTCCAAGAGATCTGCGCGATATCGAAGTCAGCGGGAATGCGCAAGTCGTCGCAAACCCGGTCCAGTTCCTGGCGTTCAAGCGGCTCCTGCTCCACGCGGAGGCGAATTCGCTGGATGGCGTCGAAGAACTGGCCGAACCGGTGATGCAACTTGCGGGCATTCGCCAGGACTTCTTGCGTGTCGCGGGGGAGTGTGATCTTGAGGCGACTGGGCAGAGCCGTCTCCCAATCGATAAGATGCCACTCGCCGCCGCGAAGCCGGTATTTCCCGGTCTTGACGAAGCTCGCCTCCACACCGAATTTCGTGCTGACCAGGTGCCGCCACTGGTTCCACGTCGGGTCGAAGGCGAGAGAAAGCGAGATCGGATCGAGGATCAGTTCTGCTTTACGCCGGCTGTCGCGGTAGACCGCGTAGCCGTCATAGAACTCAATTTTCCGGAGGGGGGCCCGAAAGCGCCGCTCCCGGCGATTAGGGAGGAACGAGAGGATCTTCCTCGCGAAAAAGGTCTCACGGTCCGGCGAGAGTTCTCCAGCGGCAAGCAGAGCGCCGAAGCCACCGTAAGGGAATAGCGCGGGCGCATCGGTGTCGAGAAGCAGGGCCTGATAGCAGGATCGGAGATCTGGATGCGCGAGGAGATTGAAGGCACGTTCGACGGTCTGGATCTGATCTTTCGGCGCAGCATCGGTCTGAAGCTCGAGGAGCCGCACTTTGAGAGCGAGCCGGAGATCGGAGGGTGTCGCCGTGGGCGTCGTGCGCAGTAGATCATACAGAGTCTGCTCTTCGCAACCGGCGCGCCTGCGATTGCCGAAATAGAAGTAGTCGCGAACCGCTTGGTTCGGAAGGTAAAGATGTCTGATCCCGAGTCGACCGTCGATGACTTCGCCCCGCACGAAATACTCGTCGCGCTTGTCGGGCTTGGGCTGGGTCACATAACCGATTGGGACGAAGTAGAGTTCCCTGGGACGGCGGGGTGTGTTTTGGACGACGCGGAGTTCGCGCATTGGATCGGCAGCGGTTGGGTCGAACTCGAGCTGATCTGAGTGACGGATGAAGCTGGCCAGGAAGCGCGAGAGCGTCAGCGATCTCTCGTCAGAAAGTACACACCGGACCGCCGAACCATCCGGCCGCAGTTGGGCAACCCGTTGCGACACGACGGGCGGGGGGGCGGACGCCTGTCGTGTGGCAACGGATGGCTGCATGACGAGGCGACCTCACATGATCCGCTCGGTCGGGAGCGGGAACATTCGAAATCCTTCCGGCAGATCAAATGTGGCATGGCCGGTGGCCAGTAACAGCGATTCGGCATCATCCCGGGCTTCCTGCAGATCCAGCGGCATCCGGACCGGTTCGTCCTGCTCGTTCAGGCCCAGCCCAGCATCCGCATTTTCAGTCTGGTCAGAGGCGGCGGCTATCAGCGCCGCGTCATCCAAAAGAGCGCAGACGTCCTCATCATCCCGGCCCATGCCGGGAGACGCTCCGCAAGCCGGGCAGACCGGCTGCGACTCGTTCAGTTCGTCAAGCTCAGCACCGCATTCCGAGCAACGCATCACTCATACTCCGGCCTCAGTGTAAACGGGAAGCACTGGTTTCTCCAAAAGTCTCGAAATCGGACGCAGGGACCAAGTGCGGCGCAGGCGGTGGATTTGGCAGGAAGTCTCTCTTTTTCTGCACGTTATGGAGAGTCTGGAGGAGCCATGTCAACGCAGCTCTCTCTGTTTAGCCAACGATGGCGAGATCCCTGCAGTCCATGTTGACGAGTTGTCAAACCGGAGAACTGGTGAAGCGCCCAAATGGCCCACTTCCGGATTCGTCCCAGGCATAGGGGCGTCTCGTCAGCCGGTAGAGATGGTTTCCGGCTTCGGAAAGATCAAGAAGTGGGGCGAGGCATCAACGGCTTCCCTGATGGCTCCGTAGTGCTGCAGACTCAGGCCTCTGCGACGGTTCCGTAAGAAAAGCATTGCTTCCTGCTCCCACCAAAATGCTTGGTCGAGGAATGTACGGAATCGCCGACCCTTCTGCTCTTCTTCCGCGACTCGCCGATCGTTTGCTTCGCGGTGTTTCTTGGGATCCGGCGATCGCGGTACAAGGTGAACGGCCACATCGACGTCGCCCAACCGATCAGCGCCGCTCAGGTAACTGCCGAATACAATCGCCTTTTCGACGCGGGCCAGGAAGTGAGGATCCTCATTCAACGCTGCGATGCGTTGCAAGAGATCATCGAGCAGGCGTTCAGCCGTCCGTCTGAGAAGCGGTTTGGCTGCGGTTGATCCGCGAAGGCGGATTCCTGCTGTCGTGAGCTGCCAACGGCTGCCCTTCTCTCGCTTGAGAAAACCTGCCTTCATCGACGCTTCAAGCAAGGCTTCTGCCTTGGGCTCGGACATATGAAGCGTGCCACGGACAAAGTCAACCGTGAGCGCACCCTCCAACCCGGCCCGACGAAACAGCGTCCGGATCACAGTCAGCGGTACACCTTCAATCGTCGCTCGGGAGTCGATCTGCATAAAGTGTCGACGGTCGCTCATACGTTAGGTATCACAATCCGGCATATAGAGGGGCCAATAACCACTCAGCGAAGGAAAAGGAGAGCGGGCAGCGGCGGAGAACTGACGCATGTTGTCTTTGCCGTTCATCCGTGACGGTCCTCGTCGTCGTCGTCGTTAAGAGACATCGAAAGGAGAACTTTACGTGCGCGGAATTGCGAGGCAAAAACTCGGGTACTACCCTCTGCCTGAAGAAGAAGCAGGGCGAATTCGGCGTTTTCTGTCGTTCCCCGGAGACGGGAACGCTATCAGCGTTCTCGATCCGTGCGCCGGCAGTGGCGTGGCGATGGCCGCGATTACCTCTGGCGCCAAGGCTGTTCGTCACGGAATCGAACTCGATGCCTTCCGGGCGGAAGAAGCTCGTTTGGTCCTCGATGAGGTGATTCAGGGCAACTGCTTTGACGTTCATTCCACCGTCGAGTCGTTTTCTCTGCTCTTCGAAAATCCACCGTACGATTTCGAAGTGGGTGAGAACCGCAACGGTCGAATGGAATACC encodes the following:
- a CDS encoding nucleotidyltransferase domain-containing protein; protein product: MSDRRHFMQIDSRATIEGVPLTVIRTLFRRAGLEGALTVDFVRGTLHMSEPKAEALLEASMKAGFLKREKGSRWQLTTAGIRLRGSTAAKPLLRRTAERLLDDLLQRIAALNEDPHFLARVEKAIVFGSYLSGADRLGDVDVAVHLVPRSPDPKKHREANDRRVAEEEQKGRRFRTFLDQAFWWEQEAMLFLRNRRRGLSLQHYGAIREAVDASPHFLIFPKPETISTG